The sequence ATCGCCGCCCACAGGGCGCACGGGAACATCCACGCCATGACGACCTGGAAGAAATGCATGGTGATCAGGAGCACTGGGGTTTGCATGCAGGCCCTTGTGCACGTAGTACGTCCTTGTATATATATACACGTCGCGATTGCGATCGCGTTCGCCTCCGACTCCGGCGGTGgttgcaggggggggggggcacggcggCGTCTGCGGGCGCGTGATTTCCGAAATCCGAGATGCCACAGCGAGATTGCCAAAATCCTATGGCTAATCTATGGAATACTCCGGCGGTTCCTTCCatatacggagggagtactaattactgCACGGTTTAATTACTCGATCGCTGATTTATCGGATGAGCTAGTAATGCGGACGGATCGctgatttattaccatattcgatatttcctgagttatggccttaccatacctggattgatagcctttggggtaatttaaatttattaccatataattaccatattcaaaatttcctgagttatgaccttaccatacctggattgatttattactatacgtggattaattatgatttattactatatgatttattactatacgtggatagccttaccatacccggtggtaatttaaatttattaccatattcgatatttcccgagttatggccttaccatatctggattgatagcctttggggtaatttaaatttattaccatataattgccatattcaaaatttcctgagttatgatcttaccatacctggattgatttattactatacgtggattaattatgattgattaccataaatacgttgggtattgccggtcagacgagaaaagagaaaaaccggtgggaggggctggtgggaggtgggaTGAAGAAAAACCgattgaaaataaaccggttgaaaataaactggttgaaagtggggggggggggactattcaaccaattcatccattaggagtagagatgagcATATACTTATTGAAAAGGTTGCAATGTTGCATGTCAGTTACTCCTATTGACCCCTTTTAAAAGGGTCAACTACATTTTTAGTAAATTTTACTTTCCATGTCCATAATCATTAGTAGTTGTCTCTCCCACTGGCCCCTCGATGTTTCGGTTTCGGCTAACTAGTGGGGAGGAGACTAGTAAcgtgcatatgttactagtctatgttactaccttcataatgggtGTAGTAACATATACTGTTGAGCTTTCATTAATTGagctatagactcattttacctcggggggtgttatgttacagtaacataatatgttaccgcaaacatctctctcctcattaactccatgTCACATAAGTAAAATTGTCTTGGAATGTGTTATGTTactactacctaagttactcccactatgactacaTGCATACTCCTTAATTAATGTGTAATAATGGAGGAAGTATTATCCTTTTGAGGGGGTAAAAATCCACATCCATTGGTCAGGATTTTATTTAAACCTACCTATAGAAAATATTGTTTTTCTGAGTTGGGCCTAAAAAAGGGATCGATGGGAGTAGCTAATATTTCTTTGTTTGAACACCCTTGTTTgattgtctaaatgtcttgtatATGTTATTTTCGAACATACTCTGTCTGGAGATATTCGACAAtgacaacaacaagaacaaaataTTGTTTTCCCTACATGCAAGGACAAAACCTAATTTCAAAGTAaaacaaatttgtttttttattttataaTGAAAATGAATATACAACTAAAAAACATTTTAGCCTTAAATTGGAGAGCAATGATTGCGTGACATGTTCTCAAATATCTTTCAAATATGTATTGATCAAAATTAAATAAAAATTGCTTGGCAACACGGTATTGACAAATACAGATTACAAATCACTTTTTCCCATTAAATAATCGTTCATTCTCTTTCTCTCCCATCCATCtaaacaattttttttactttacACCTAAAGATAAGGTGTGCGGCACATTGTAATGCCCGAAGCCTAAAGCTGCCATGAACCTTAACCCTTACATACAAACACTATTAAAGTCAAGCACATATTTGAATTACTTCCTAACTTTTAACATAGGATGGTAGAAACTATGAGCAAAAGTTTGTTTAAAAATCTTTACATAATATACTTGGAAAATCATACACATGATTATCTCAACAAATACGTatgcaataaatattttatttgaatttttagtTGACAAGGGACACACGTTCTTACAGTCTTAAAAGTTATACACCTGCCTATAAGACGATATGATGGGAACGAATCTAGTGGAGGAGTTCGCGCCCATGGGTGGTTCAATGTTGGCATTAGGATCAAATATGGGAGCTACCTAACCGCAATCAACTGATGTAACTAGTTAGATGAGACCCATACATTGGGAAGGCAATTTGAAGCTGAAAGAACTTTGACACATTGTTTAAATGTGGACTAACCCACAGCAATGACTCGAGTCATAAAACCCAAATTATGGGGACTAGAGGTTCCATCTCACGAATTTGGATGAACTTTGTCCCATTTGGCTGATTATTTGAATGACTTCATTGGGGAACAAGTCGTCAAAATATAAAGTTATTGAAGATCTTCTTGAATTTTGGCAACACCTTTAACATTCTGGATACCTCTCACTAAATTAGTAATTATTTTTTCTACACAACCACAAACAATGCAAGGTGGTTAAGTTGGGAAATGCATTTGAAGGGGCTTCGACTGGTTTACCCCATTGTCAAGTTGCACTTCTAGCATGGTGGTGAAACAACAAAGTATACGTTAAAAGCATAGCAATATTACCGTAAGCCATCACATGCAAATGTTTTTCATTGGCTCGGCttagtaattctttccaactaaTTTGTGCGGCTTGCTGAAATGTGAGGTTTGTTGTATCCATGTGCTCTTCAAATTACTTTACTTAACTTAGAGGTTGTTGAGAGTATCCACGGTACATGTAAGTGGGTAGCAGCAATCTCGTGTTGGTCTCAACCGTTGGTAGTAAATTAGATGGTTCGTATGTATGAATTATGAAAGCGAACCATCACCACTACCTTGAGTGTTTATAGGAGTGAAGATATTACACTACAAAAATTAGTGATCAAAGTTGGATATGAAAATCATGTCGATATTCAAATCAAAAAACCTTTCAAGCGCGAGATGGAGTAAATAAACTAATCATGTTTTAGTGGCTAAAGTGACTAATGGGTTCCGAATGAAGCAAGTGGCTAGTGTTTTTTATTGGATATTCGTCAAAATCGAGCACCCAACCCCCCCTACAACGCCACATGCGCCTGTGCGGGAGCTGCCACTTGGTAACAATGGATACTAAAGTACTAAGAAATACTACAATAGAAACATTCGTTGTTGTGAAAATATAGAAAACCCAACTTAATCAAATTGGGGATTATGTGCGCGGATATGTTGTTGTGAAAATATAGAAAACATTCGTTGTTGTGAAAATATAGAAATATTCGTTGTTGTGAAAATATAGAAAACCGACTAGTTACAAAACTTACAAACACATGCAAGTTTGCTGTTTTGGACCCGAAAAAAAGGTTTATTGTTTTTGAGAAGAGCATCAATGGAGTTACGGAAATGTTAAAATTTTGATGTTAGATTTTTAACATTTCCCAGCTAATGCCCAGATTTGCCATGCGAAAATAGATAAATTTTGCCATGTTTGTGTATAAGGAGTTGCCATGTTCTAAAGTGAAAATTGTCATACAATGTAAAAATTTGTCAGAAAATCATCATGTTGCGTGAGTAATTGCCATGCGTTCGATCGGAATCCGACGTACCTAGGGAGTCAACCCTAAAAATATGATATCGAGTGTATATTGGAGTCCTATAAAAAGTTACAAAACTTAGACCGACAAGTTACAAAATGTAAAAAATGATCTGGCTGGTGCATCTCCAATCCGATGATAAAGttgttctttttttccttttctttcaccACAAATGATGCTCTTACTCTCATCGTCACTAGGGTAGTAGTGAGGGTTCGTTTAGCCCACATATCCTTTTCCGCGATGCCCCCAACTACGTGCTCGGTCGAGGATAAAATCTCTGATATATGTAGTAGCCCCGTCACAGCGGCAACTTGGCCACTTGCTCGCCTCCTTGGAGGCAGCTTGTCCTGGGTCTGGCAAGGCGATTGCTTGCTCCTAGCATAGGAGGTTTCTACATGCACAATACAGAAGGTGAAGAAGGCTGTCAGGACCATAGGCAAGAAAAGTGGCGTCATTGGTAAGGCATCACTGACTGCTTAATGAAATATACTCAGTTCCGTCATCCTCCATCTCCATCTGGCTCATCTCCGTGGATTTGGTGGCATCCGATGTATTCAATCTTGATTTCGTTGAGGGTTTCTTCGAGACATTGATGTGCGAGGGTTCGTGGTTGTTACATGTTATGTATGTTTGTCGGGTTGATCGTGGGGTCATGGAGTTTGTTTCTTAGCAAATAATTTGCACGTGTTCTGTATGATgttttttcgtccgttttttgttaattaactttctcttcttcttaattaattgaTGACCCAATTTTTTTGccaccgtttcaaaaaaaaaaaacagtaaCCAGTACAGCATCGTAGCACTGAGAAGCAGTGTGGCCACCCAGCCACACTCCcgctctcctctccccctctccttccctgcTCTTCCTGTGGCCAGATCGCTACTCTGATCCATCCTAGTCGTAGCCGCCCTTCCTCCTCGTCGCCAATTAAAAAGCCTACGGCCCCGGAGCAACTCGCTCCGAGCTCCACAGCCTTTATTCCCCAATTAAACCTTCGATTCCAAAGCTTTTAAGATGCGGCTAGTGGCACTCCTCTCCGAATCGGCCGTACCGATTCCATTCCTAACCATTTGAGTGTGTGCGTCGTGGTAACTGAGACGGCGGCAGGCAGGCAGGCACGCAAAAGAGCGCCTCCGTCTTCCCCCGCTCTCACGTGATTCACACccgcgccctcccccctcctcgCCTGCCCCGCCGTCTAGCCTATATATCCAGTCTGGCCAAGCCAAGCCCTCAGCTTCTCTGCTACTACCTCTCACTTTCTCTCGAACCTGTCCGCCTGCCACCGGTCCTTACACTGCTTACAGTCAGGAGAGTGAGCTCGATCGCTCGGCCATGGTTGAGGCGGCAGCTGTAGTGGCAGAGGAGGAGCATGACGCGGCGGTGCGGGAGTACGACGACGTCCGCGACCGCAGCGGCGTGGAGGAGGTGGAGCGGGAGTGCGAGGTGGGgtccagtggcggcggcggcggcgagatgtgcCTCTTCACGGACCTCCTCGGCGACCCGCTCTGCCGCATTCGCAACTCGCCGGACTTCCTCATGCTGGTACGTAAGTGCGTATACCGGTATACGCACGAACGCACGCTCGGAACACCGACTGGCTGCGTTTTCCGTTCATACACTGTATATCCGTTTTGCTTTTTTCCTCCTCTCGTTTAATTTCCTGTCGCTTCGGCGTTGGCCCACTCCCGCCTCTCTCGAAAACTAATTAACTCGAAACGCATGTTTGAACCGCCCTGATATGGAAAGGTCGCGGAGACAGcaaccggcagcggcggcggcggcggcgcggagataATCGGCCTCGTCCGCGGCTGCGTCAAGTCCGTCGTCTCCGGCGGCTCCCACTCCAAGGACCCCATCTACACCAAGGTCGCCTACATCCTCGGCCTCCGCGTCTCACCCAATCATCGGTACGTATAATCTCGTTACCATCGTCATCAAGAAAGAAACATGCAACTTATTTGAACGAACCAGACTGTAACTTGGAACGCTATGGAATGTGCGCAGGAGGAAAGGGGTGGGGAGGAAGCTCGTGGAGAGGATGGAGCAATGGTTCCGGCAGAAGGGCGCGGAGTACTCGTACATGGCGACGGAGCAGGACAACGAGGCCTCCGTGCGCCTCTTCACCTCCCGCTGCGGCTACTCCAAGTTCCGCACGCCGTCGTTGCTCGTGCACCCGGTGTTCCGCCACGCCCTCAAGCCCTCGCGCCGCGCGTCCATCGTGCGCCTCGAGCCCCGCGACGCCGAGCGCCTCTATCGCTGGCACTTTGCCGCCGTCGAGTTCTTCCCCGCCGACATAGACGCCGTGCTGTCCAACGCCCTGTCGCTCGGCACGTTCCTGGCACTGCCGGCGGGCACGAGTTGGGACGGGGACGTCGAGGCGTTCCTGGCCGCGCCGCCGGCTTCGTGGGCGGTGCTGAGCGTGTGGAACTGCATGGACGCCTTCCGCCTCGAGGTACGTGGCGCACCCCGCCTGATGCGCGCCGCGGCCGGCGCAACGCGGCTGGTGGACCGAGCGGCGCCGTGGCTCAGGATACCCTCCATCCCGAACCTCTTCGCGCCGTTCGGGCTCTACTTCCTCTACGGCCTGGGCGGCGCCGGGCCGGAGGCGCCGCGGCTGGTGCGCGCGCTGTGCCGGCACGCGCACAACATGGCCCGACGCGGCGGGTgcggcgtggtggccaccgagGTCGCCGCCCTCGAGCCCGTCCGCGCCGGGGTGCCGCACTGGGCGCGCCTCGGCGCCGAGGACCTCTGGTGCATCAAGCGGCTCGCCGACGGCTACAACCACGGGCTGCTCGGCGACTGGACGAAGGCGCCGCCCGGGAGCTCCATCTTCGTCGACCCCAGAGAGTTTTAGCTTCATTTTCAGTTTTCCTTAATTAGACCATGTAGTTTTTTTTTTTGCTCCTCCGTCTGATCCGGCCTGCTCCTTCCAGAGCACTGTGCCGTGCCAGTGTTCCCTCCCGAACCTTCTGAGTTCCAAGGACGCAGTACATCACATTTTGCCGTACGTACGTAGAGTGCTCTCTGTTTCAACTTGTTTACGTTCAGATAGATGTGCGGTTACAGCTCTCTGCAGGTCGAGCAGAGAACATGAGCTGCTGCTTTTTTGTGCGGTTAACAGCAACTTTGTCGACAGAGCTGTGTAGTGTAACAGACCAGAGTGAAAGCCTGGCGGCCTTTTTGGTGCCTTTGGGCCGCTTTTTTTGCTTTCCGTGGCATTACTGACTGAAACTTCGGCCCGCTTCGTAGATTTGCTCCCCTTCCCCGTCTATGTCATCAGATCCTGCTTTTGTTGGTTCGATGATGAGGCCGGGACAGTGCTCTCGACTCCGGACTTGTTCTGGATTCCGCTGCGTGGTATACGTGTAGCCCGCAGGCTTGGCTTCACCGACCGGCCCCCCTAGGCCTTGTTCGTTTAATCCTCCTCCCAAGGGGATTGGAGTGGATTGGAGAGGAATTTGGCTTGTAGGGGATCTAATCCCCCTCACAAACCACCTCAACCGAACAAGGCCCCACTGGAGTTGGAGGTCGACCGTGGGGATTCACAGAGCAGCCGACAACAGAGCAGGATAATGAGCCCGGGACATTTGCTAGTGGGATGAAATTCGATAATGATTCCCCTTTATGTCTTTTAGTACTCCGTACATAGTACTGCTACTCTGCTAGTATCTTTTCCCCCCGGCATATGTCGAGTTTTTCACACATGTTATCAGGGTGTCTGGCTCGGTTTGGTTTAGAAAACCATTGCTGCTAGAATCAGCAACGTCCAAACTGGTCTGGTCGTAAACCGAAACCGGACGCACCTAAGTAATGATTGGCCCCGTACCGTGCAATCGACACACAGAGAGTGATGCATGCTGGTAGTAGTACGATCGGGCGGCTGATACTGTTCCTGCGCTACAGATTTGCAGGTGTCATTGCCAGTAGTACtgcaacaaactgaactccctggcaGTATGTCCAAGACTTTCCCCGGCGGCGGGTCACGGCGAATTGACTCCACAGAGCAACCAGCAGACGTGAGCGCACGGACTCCACACGACGGCGAGCGCGAAAGGGACGCCGGATTTATCAGGAGGTGGCCGCCGTGCGCCACATACGTGAAGATCGACCGCGATCGCTTGCTCATCGGGTCGCCGTCGTGTGTCTCCCAAGTGGATCCAGGTTAAATGGAGCACGGATGTTGACGAGGAGGAGAAGGCCCCGGGCCCCCGGCCAGTGCGTGCACTGTGAGTGTGCCCTGGTCGACCGACTGCCGTCGCGTCCAGACGTGCGCCGTGCGTGCTGTAACTGTGCTCGTCCGTCCAGCGGTTACTGTCTGCCGACACACAGCCGCCTCTGAATTTACGACGGTGTCGTCGCGCCGGTCAGGACCGCCGCCGGATTTAAAGTCCAGCGTCTTTTACCTACTAATCATTCGGGTTCAGCCTATTCGCTAACGAGAGGAGTAGCTTGGTACCGTGGTCGGCTCGTCTGCCAAATGGCGAGCGAGCGAGCGCTGCTCAAAGTCAATAAGAGCTTACTTTTTGCATGGGCGCATGCACCGGGCCAGCGACTATAGCTACTGGGTCTGGGAGTAGTGTGATGCAACCGTCACGACCTCAGCTGTGAAACTGTTTTTGGAAGAATCATGTTACCTAAACGAAAACAAATAtaaggattttgtgagaaaacCGAATGACCCGGATCCCGTCCATTTTGGATCGAACGGCGTCAGCTCATCGAGTGGTTGCAATGCGAGCGAACCACGCGGTGCCTTGTGTGCTTCTAGCTGTGCATCCCCCCTCCTCCATTCCGCGTGTCTTTGTCAGGTGGGCCATATTCGTCATCGCGCAGTTAGCCAATCGAcatacgccccccccccccccccacacacacattcaTTTCAGGAGAGGGGTTGTACGAATTTTGGGTAACCGTGGTACACTTGCCATTACTCACCGTCTCACGTTCATCCGCGGCTGAATCAGCGGGACTGTAGTCTGTTTCTGCAGCGGGCGGTCAACAATGACATTCACACCCCCTGATTTCTGTTTGCGTGATCCATTTGCCCCTCCTTTCCTCCACCACTTGTGATTGTCTTTGTGTTTGCGCGGGTTTGTGGACATTGGAGCGTGGAGTGGTGTTGTTAGCTTTCGTGGGATGGCTGGTGGCAGAGGAAGTATGGGCCGAGGTCGGTTCAACCGGATTTGGTCGGTGATGGGTGGCGGTGATGTTTGGGCTTTAGAGTTTCTAACCCCTAAGGATGATTTCAAATGACATGGTCGTTTTGTTGCTTAATCCGGCTGTGCATGATGGATTTTATTGTGTGTGAGTGCACATACTTCGGATGACAAGCAAATTTAGACTAGGGGAAGGTGGTTTTGACATTTTGTACCAAGAAATTCATTGTTCAAGAGCTTGGGATCCATGTTGCTGACAAGGGCACCAGTGAAATCATTCCACTCGCCACTCGGAAGAAACATGATTCGCGCAGGTGATCTATCACTGTATTTTCACTTCCTTGTTTCAGTTTTATTTTTTGTCATTTTTAATTTTACAAAGTCACCCCCTGGTAACTTGCCCACTCTTCCGATGATAGCATACATACTATGACCTTGATACATCCCTGCATCTGTATCCTATCGCCTGCTAACTTCTTATTTTGTCCCGAGCACTAACCATTGTGAACCTTGTAACTATGTCATTTTTTATTAAATGTGGTATTACATATTTTGTTTTTTATAACTGGTTATAACATACGTAAATTTTCCTGGTAACTTCCCTTCTCTTCCGATGATATCATACATAATATGGCCTGGTAACCCCCCTTTTCTGTCCTGATAACTCCACCATTCCTTACTGGTAACATTCATAATAGGGCCTGATAACTTCTCCCATATATTTCTACAATATCGCCTATGGTATGCTAAACTAGCTT comes from Triticum aestivum cultivar Chinese Spring chromosome 5B, IWGSC CS RefSeq v2.1, whole genome shotgun sequence and encodes:
- the LOC123113416 gene encoding probable N-acetyltransferase HLS1, translating into MVEAAAVVAEEEHDAAVREYDDVRDRSGVEEVERECEVGSSGGGGGEMCLFTDLLGDPLCRIRNSPDFLMLVAETATGSGGGGGAEIIGLVRGCVKSVVSGGSHSKDPIYTKVAYILGLRVSPNHRRKGVGRKLVERMEQWFRQKGAEYSYMATEQDNEASVRLFTSRCGYSKFRTPSLLVHPVFRHALKPSRRASIVRLEPRDAERLYRWHFAAVEFFPADIDAVLSNALSLGTFLALPAGTSWDGDVEAFLAAPPASWAVLSVWNCMDAFRLEVRGAPRLMRAAAGATRLVDRAAPWLRIPSIPNLFAPFGLYFLYGLGGAGPEAPRLVRALCRHAHNMARRGGCGVVATEVAALEPVRAGVPHWARLGAEDLWCIKRLADGYNHGLLGDWTKAPPGSSIFVDPREF